The genomic region CCTCGGCGGCGACAATGATACGGAACTGGTGCGGATCCCTCTTGCTTCGGTCAAGGAAAGTCTTTCCATCCATTTGGTCCGCGTCGTGACCATACAACTGTCCCTTTTCGCCTTCGAGTGTGACGCCATCGCGCTGGATATATCGAAGATGTGCCCTTGCAGCTCCGAGACCGCCGCGCTTGAACGAGGTGAATCGCGCCTTGACGATAACCCGACGACGTCCCGGTTGCCTGATTTGCGAAGTCAGGACGGTGCCTGCAGAGTAGCCTCGGCCGATCCGGCTGCCAGTGAAAGATGATCGCGATTTGCTGCCCGGCCTTTGCGAAGCCTGGCGCATGGTCTTGATGACCTTGTTGAGATAGCGCTGGTTCTTTGCACCCGGCTTTGCCCTGATGCGGCCAAGCTTGGGATGGAACTCGTCGGATGCCATGTCTCACCTCTTTGAAACCGTTGTTTCTGGAGAGATCGGGATGCCATTTGCCATTGCCAAGATGGTGTCAATTTCATCGTGGCGTGACAGCGCTTTGCCGGCGCAATGGTGTTGTCGTTATGGGCATGACACCAAAAAACCCGTGTGCTCACGGTCGTTTACCCCCGCACGGTGTCACCCCTTTATCTTGCCATAACTCCCTCAACTGCTCTCCCCAATCCCCGCCATCCCGATCCAAACCGCACGCGCCTCAATCGGTCCAGAGTGGATCCGCGATTCCGGTGATTGTGCTGCGGTCAACTTGCCCGAAGTAACGCCCGTCAAAGCTCTTCGGATGATCATTGAGCAGGAAGACTTCGTCCGGTTTCAGGGTGCGGCAACCGCTCCATTCGGAGAGCTTCAGTCCGCGAATATCGTGTAATTGCGCGACTGAAACCGCCTCGTCATTGACGAAAATCGTGCGCCCGAAACGGCAAACTTGGTCGCCGGAAAGCGCACGAACGCGCTTCAAGGCAGGCAGATTTTTCGGCAGATAGCCGCGTTGATCGGCGATGGCTTTGTAGGGCTCCGGCAGTTCAACTAGCACGACATTACCGCGCATCGGCGTGCCATTTGTGATCCAGTAGAGGCCTGTCGGAACGCTGGGAGACGCGTTCCAGACGATCCGCTTTGGGACGATCTGCGCTGCTGAAACCGCGACAAGAGCGACGCCAAATGCAGTGATGGACAGCCAGGAATTACTCCATAGCCGTCCGTGTCTCGCGTCACGCATCGGGGTTTTCCGATGTCGATCTGCGGCTTGATTGTTCGGACCAATCGATCAGGTCCTGCAGGGCATAAAGCACGCGGAAACCATGCTTGCGGTATTTTGGGCCGTTGCCATAAACGCGCATCTTGGCGAGCGTGTTTGGCTTCAGGCCAAGATAATCGGCGGCCTGTTTCGGGTTCAGGAATGTCGGGCGTTTGCTATCAGGCTGGTCGTCGGTCATCGCAGGCTTTCCTTTCCGTTTCGCTCTATGTTTGGCGGTTGCGGAGACAGGAAAGGCGCTGATGGGGATGGCGCGGTAGTGACGGAAATGCGTTTGAGGAAACCGTCACCAGCACTCAGCGGAGCAAGGTTTGGTAACCGCCTTGCATAAGTTTAAGGCCGCGATTGCGAGCGCGAATGACCTGTTTTTTGAGGCTTTCATCGCCGATTGTGGACCATGAAAGCCGGGTCAAGCGAAGCGATCGGAACACGATGGCCGTGTCCTGGAGCGAGCCACCAGACTGCTTGCAGTCGAGCGCAACGAGCGCTTTCAACAGACCAAGACGCTGAAGCCGGGGCAGCGGATTGGTGTTGCCAGACGTGCGCGTTTGGATGGTGTGGAATAGCAGAAGCAGCGTCGCTGCGCGGGATTTCACAGCATTGAGACCGTCGACTCGGAACAACAGACGCGCCGGATTGAGCAGGATGTTTGCGCCCATTATCTGCAAATCGATGGCCTCTTTCGGTGTCCGGAGTAGCACCGATACACCCTGTCTTCGTTCGAGAATCGCGGCGCAGTTCCGGTCGCGGAAGACATCAAGATCAGCCTGTGCCGGATCAGGTTCAGCAATTACAGCTTCCGCTTCAGCATGATGCTTGAGTACCGATTGCGACCAGAAGATCGGTTTTTGTACCGCAGACAAACCGGGATCGGAAAAGCACGCAAGGCCCCAATCGGATGCGCCCGCCTGACACCCCCTTGGCCGCATCACCGGCGTACCATTGTTCAAGCGCGTGATTTGCGTCAGTCTTGATCGGCTGACGATGAACGATCGTTTGTAGTCGGGATTACGGCGCAGGAACTCCCATGCCCATTCGGATTTCGTCAGCCCCTTGCAACAGGTATAGTCGGACTTTGTGCGTCCGAATTGCGTCAGGAAGTCTGTTGCGCGCTCGCTCAAGGGCTTCACATCCCGGTCAATGTGCACCCCCAAGCCCTTTCAAGTTTTCGGGCGATAGTGTCGTCCAAACTCAACCCGGAAGCGAATCACGCTTGGAGTCAGACGCGCACGAAAACGCCCTCCGCAATCGCTTGCGAAGGGCGCTGTCTGCGTTGTGAGTTTGGCTCAATCGCGTGGGTTCCAGATCAGGGCGAAGACGTTGTCATCGTCCTGACCGGCGGCCTTGCCGAGATTGGCGTAGAGCTTGTTCGGGCCGAACTCGGGGCGGCGATGGAGACCGAGACATATTCCTTGCCGGAGGTTTCGGCGGTTCTGATCCAGGCCGCGCCGATCTCGATCCCGTCGGAGAAGATGCGGTAGTCTGGCTGGTTGCCGTTCGACTTGTCCGGGTTGGGCGTGAAGGTGACCTCGGCGCGGATGGTGAAGGTTTTGAGGTTGCCCTGATAGCGGCCATCCTCGAGCTTGGTGACATATCCGATTGCAGCCATTGTCCTGTTCCTTTTCGATTGTGGCGGGAGACCATCTCCCTGCCTGACGGCGAACGGAAAGGACCTGACGATCCGGTGCCTGCATCCCGCGTGCAGCCGAAGGCCAGACAAGGGGCCGGAACGTATGTGGAGGATCGCGGAGACAGGAGAATTTTGGAGGGCAAGGCCCGTCCGCGAGGAGCATCGAAGATGCGGGGAAAATTCTCAAGGCGAAGCGATTGCGGTCAGCCGGACAAAGGTCTTGTCTCGCCAAAGACAGGCAGGGAGAAGATGTTCCGGCTATTATGCAAGGACACGGGCAATACTGCCTTCGCGGTTGACACAAAAGAAGGGTTCCGCATCCGGCTGGACACGGAACCCTCATCATTTGCAGGCGACTGCGACCACCAAGCCGGTCACATCAGACCGGCAACCCGCTCCCACTCGCTACCCATTCTGGTGGTGCCAATCGGCGCATCGGTGTGGCTTTGAATCGGAAACCGCAGCCAGTTCGGAACCCAGTTGTCGACCTGTTTGCGTCCGTTGCCGCCGGTCAGGCAATCGCGGATGATGCCTTTCTGTGTCTTGCCGGTTTCCTTGGCGTTGGCCTCGGCCACGGTCGCCCCTGCGATATCTGACAGGACGGCATTGATGGTGCCCTTGTCCTTCAGCAGATCAAGGAAGGTGTCGTCGGCCTGCCAGCGGCTTTCGGCCTTGGTGCTCATGAGGACGCCCAGCATTTCGACAAGGCAGGAACCCGATTGCAGAGTCTCAGCCATAGCGAAGGTGTGGATGCGCAGCACATTTTCGCGGGACAGTTTGAGCAGCTTGGCAAAGAGCGTTGCCGTCCAATAGGTGTCGCCGGTATGGCGCACCAGTTCGCATCGGTCCTCGTCCATGTCGAGCAGTTTGAGGATTTCGGCGCGTTCGGCATCGAAGGTGGCTTGTGATGGCGATGCCATCACAGACGCCTCGATCTCCGGTTTCGGGGCGCGTTGATCGTCGGGCCGGATGGTCCACAGCGCCGAACCTGCAATCATGTGCGCGACTGTCAGACAAAGCGCGATGTCGGGATGGGCCAACAAATCGGCCCGAACCAGTGCATGGCGGTGGAGTTCCAGATAGCGTTCCATTGCCTTGGTGATTTCCGGCTTTGGCGGCTTGGTATCCGTTCCAGCTTCGCCTGCGCCATTGACGGCGCGTTCCTTGGCCCGTGCTTCGCGCTGGGTGATATAACCTTCATGGAAGGTCACTTCCCCATTATGACTGACGGTTACAAACACGCGTCCCCCATCTTTCTTCGAACACTTCTCATGTTCCCAGTTTGCGAAATACGTTCCGCGCTCCAGTACCACGACCGATGCCCAGCCCTTGGCGCGGTATTCCTCTGCACGGGCCTGAAGCGCCTGTTCCTGCATCTGCCAGAAGGCTTCGCTGTCTGCAAAATATTGTTCTTCGGCAAAGAGGTCGGTGACCAATTGGCCGGTGTAGTCCTGTAGCGGGAACAGCGCGACAGAAGTCCTGATATTCTCCCCTCCGAGCAGCCAACGTTTCAGCTGGTTGCCCAGAGGAGCGTGATGATCGTCGCTCTCAAACAGGTCCAGCCATTCGGCCTGCTGGGCCTTGGTCGCCATGGTGAGCAGGCGGACGGTGCCATGCTCGATCCTCTCCTCGCGATAGGCGCGCTTGATGGCGGGGAGCAGATTGGCGAGCGCCATGGTGCGGCGGACAAAGGCCTCGGTTGTTGCAAAGAGGTCTGCGATCTCGGCCAAGCTGCGGCCTTCCTTGGCCAGTCTGGCGAAGGCCTCGTAGCGGTCCATCGGGTCCATGGGCATGCGCGCCTCGTTTTCGAGAAGCGAGGCCTCAATTGCGGCGGCATCGTCGCCCTTTGCCATGATCGCGCAGGGAACCGGTGCAAAGTCGCCGGTTTCTTCCAATGCCTTCTGGGCGGCAAAGAAGCGCCTGCGACCGGCGACCACTTCAAAGCCTTCGCCATTGGGACGGACGAGAAGCGGCTGCAAAATGCCGCGTTCGCGGATCGAGGGCAGGATGTCGGACACGTCCGGTACCTTGCGGCTATGACGGACATTGACCTTGGTGAGTTTCAGTTGGTCGAGGGGAATGTGTGCGAGTTCCATGGGTCTTACTCCTTTGTGTCAGGGGTGGGGTTGGTTGATGGGCATGCGTCGAGAAAATCGATCAGGTCGATCTGGTCGCGGCGGACTTCATCGAACAGGCCGTGATCGCAGGGCTTCTGGGACGCATTGGGATTGCGGCGCGGTGCTATGGGCCGCAGCGCCATCAGCGTGAGCCTGTCGCGGATGGTGACGGGCGCGACACCGGCAACCAGCATCTGCTCCCCTGTTCCGTGGGTTCGGTGAGCGGCGCGACCGGTTGGGGGGTGATGGCGGTACTCATGCCGCCACCTGCTCGGCAGGTTCTGCCACCTTTGCTTCATCACTGCGGAAGGCCAACAGGTAATCCGCTGCCTTGCTGGCCTGACTGGCAGCCTTGAAAATCGCCCGTTTGTCCTCCTTCAGGACCTCCAGCCAAGAGCCGATGTAATCAGCATGGCGCACGGTCGGCTGAATGGAGAGCGTGGCGCAAACAAAAGCGGCGCACATTTCCGCGACCAGTTCCTCACGGGCATAGGTCTTGGTGCTGCCGCGTCCACTCTGGTCCAAATTCATAATTTCTCTGGCCAGCCGCGACTTGTGGCCGGTCCAGTGCCCCAGTTCATGAAAGCAGGTGCGGTAATAGTTGATCTGGTCGGTAAAGGCCGGTTGCGGTGGCAGCTGCACGAAATCCTGCGCAGGCACATAGAAGGCGCGATCCCCGCCAATGCGGATGTCTGCGCCGGTCGCCTGTACCAAGGCTTCGGCCTGCGGCACGATTTTCCGCTCCGGCAAGGGGGCGTCCAGCCGGTAGAGGTCTTCGGGCAATCCATCACATTGGGCAATGTTGAACACGCGGTAGCGTTTGAGAAACGGGATCGCGACTGCGTCACGGCCTTCGGCGATGGCGTTCTGCTTCTCGTCTTTGGTGACGAAACGGTCGGCATAGCAGATGATCTCACCGCGCTCACCCTTGCGCACATTGCCGCCAAGGCTCTTGGCTTGGCGGTAGGTCAGCCAAATCTGGGACGGATATCCCTTCTCGATCACCGCACCCCACAACAGCAGGATGTTGATCCCCGAATAGGGCTTGCCGGAAACCGCATTGACCGGAAGTCCGATCTGGCAAGCGGCGTGCTGGCCATCCCATGGTTGCACCCACGGCAGGCGGCCTGCCTCAAGCTCGGCAATGATCTTGTCCGTGACGGACTGGTAGAGATCGACCTTGCCGCCGCTCTCCGTCTCCGTCTGCTGTTCCCTGTTCTGTCGTTTCTTCTTCGCCATGGCGGCCTCCTGCTCTCTGGTCCAACTGCCGCACTCACCCCCGGAAGCGGGGTGGGCGGCGAGACTGGCAGGACAAGCGCCGCTGACCCGAGACGGGCCGCACCCGCCGGCAAAGGCGGATCAGCGATCAGAGAGACATGCGGGCTGGAAGGAGGAACGACTGGAAGACCCGGTCACGAAGGGATCGGGTTGCAGCCTGGCGCAGCGGGGCTAGACCTGACAGCCGCCCACCACGCGCACCGGGGGAGAGAAACAAAAAAGCCGCCTGCATTAGCGGGCGACAGTATTCTGATGACATATGATTTTATTTACCAAGTTGTCCTAATCTGGTCGTAAGAAATCTTACGGAAAGACCTATGACAACATCTACACCCAAAATGGAGACCATCCAGGTTCTTCGTGCTGCAGCCGTTTTATGCGTTGTAATCAGTCATATCGCGCATGAACTGGCGGCGCTTTTGGTTGATAGGGTTGATAGCTTTAATTCCAAACTTTTCCCCGGAGACTTCGGAGTGGATCTGTTCTTCGTCATTTCAGGTTTCCTGATGACTTACACTTGTTGGGATATTTTTGGAAAGCCACGTGCAACCAGCAACTTCATGGCTCGACGCCTTATCCGCATCGTACCTTTGTATTGGGTTACGACGAGTTTGATGATTGCAGTAGTGGTGTTGTTTCCGGGCAATGTTAAGTCCGCGACCTCTGATTGGCAGCAATGGTTGTCTTCATATCTTTTTTGGCCTTATGCCAGAGAAACTGATGGACTAATCCGTCCAGTTTTTGGACTGGGTTGGTCGCTTCAATATGAAGTTTTGTTTTACATCATTTTTGCTATTGGACTTTGCTTCTCGCGAACAAAGGGGTTGATTTTCATAGCGGGCACAATTGTTGCGTCCAGTTTGCTTGCAAGAATATTTGGAGGAAACACTGCCGAAGTACCCGCAATAATAAGATTCTTAAGTCATACTATAAGTTTGGAATTTTTAGCAGGTATGCTGCTTGGCTATCTGTATATGAAAGGGCTGCGTTTCACACGGGGCATCGGCTTGGGCATTGGAAGTTTGGGGTTAATTCTATTATTGGTAGTACCCAATTTCAACGAGAGTATCGACCAAATGAGGGCGGTTCACTATGGTATTCCGGCGACGCTTATGGTTTTTGCTGCTGTGCTTACCAAGGGCTATGATGAAGTCAGAGTTCCTCGTCTTGCGTTAGAAATTGGCGAGTCTTCTTACGCGATCTATTTGACTCACCCATTCATTATTGGTGCGACATCCGTTTTATTCTCGCGGTTGCAGTTGATTGATGGGCTCTTTCCATTAAACTTAGTGTTCACATATTCATTGGCAGTGGTCATCATGTCACTTGCGGTTGGATATTTGGCCCATTATCTCTTTGATTTGCCATTCACCAACTGGCTTCGTCGCAGATGGTTTGCAAAAGCAATGCGGGTATATCGGGTTGGATGAAGCAAAATTATGTAGCTGGGGTCAATGACTTTCATGTAAACAAAGTGCGTGATTTCCTAATACGCCGATGACTCGGAAGTCTGAGAGCTTACCGTTTGCTCACTGATTGACCATACTTTCCAGTTCCTTTTGTAGATCTTGGAGCATACTCACTCTTTGCTTGACCGCTATGAGCTGTTTTCTTGCAATTGCATCTGCAGCTACACAGGATTGGTTAGTGTCTGTCCAAGAAGTCCGGTTGAGTGAAGGGCGCAAATCAGATTCTTCGTATTTTGCAACAAATATGGAGAACCACGATGGTTTGGACACCCTTCACCCGCGCGGATCATAACAGGTCTTTTCTGCGCTATCCAAGCGATCTGACCGACAGGGAGTGGGCGTTGATTGCACCGGTAATTCCACCAGCCAAATCGGGTGGCAGACCACGAAGCACGGACATGCGCAGTGTGATGAACGCGATCATGTACTACCTGCAATCGGGCTGCCAATGGTCGATGCTGCCGCGCGATTTTCCTCCCGCGAGCACTGTGAACCATTTCTTCAAGCAGTTTCAGCGCGAGGGCGCATGGGATGCCATCCATGAACGCCTTTACTGCCAGACGCGGGAATTGGAGGGCAAGGAACAACAGCCTTCCTACGCGATCATCGACAGCCAATCGGCCAAAACAGGCCGGGATACGCGCGAAAAGGTGGGTTTCGATGCTGGAAAGAAGGTCAAGGGCCGCAAGCGCCACATCCTCGTCGACACGCTCGGATTGATCCTCAAATGTGAAGTGCACGGCGCCGATATCCAGGATCGTGACGGCGCAGCGCTCGTCTTCAACAAGGTCACCGCACGACTTCCATTCATCGAAAGGATTTGCGCCGATGGCGGCTATCAGGGGCCGGTTGCGCAAGCGCATGCACCAAGGCCGCTGGAAATCGTCAAGCGAAATCAGGCCGGTTTTGAGGTTCTGCCAAAGCGATGGATCGTCGAGCGGACATTCGCCTGGCTTGGCATCAACCGGCGCCTGTCGAAGGACTTCGAGCGTTTTGCCAGCACCACAAAAACGCTCATCCAAATCGCCATGATCAAGCTCATGTCACGCCGTTTGGCACGAACGGCAATGTCAAACATCCGACAAAATATCACAATAGCTTTAGGTCTGAAGGCGATTTTTCTCGTAACCACCGTTTTTGGAATGACGGGACTTTGGATTGCTATTCTTGCTGATACCGGAGCCACAGTTATTGTTACATTGAATGCATTGCGTTTACTGGCATATGATCCAACTATATCGACAACATAGAATTAATTCCATATATTTACCTATTGATTATGAGATGTAAAAGGAGAAACTAAATATGCTGATAAACAAGCGAACCTTTTTGACCGGTGTGAGTTCTATGTTTGTCATGAGTGCAATGCCAGCATGGAGTAAAGAAAGCTCCGCCATTCACATTGTGAAGGGGCTTGGTTGCGGCTGTTGTACTGCGTGGGAAGAAATATTGATCAAGGAAGGTTTTGAAGTGACAACTGAATCACTTCATCCTGCAGATTTGGTCAAATTGAATTTGGAGAACAATGTCCCACAAGAACTGTTCTCTTGCCACACAGCCATGATCAACGAGTATGTGGTGGTTGGGCATGTACCGGCTGACGATATCAGAAAACTGATCGCCGACAAACCGGATGGTTTGGGGATTGCCGTTGCCAACATGCCATATGGATCCCCTGGTATGGGTCCAGAAGATGAGCGCGAAGCCTACGATGTCATGCTGTTTAAAGCAGATGGATCAACCGAGTTGTTTACCCGATATAATGCCGCATAATGCTGCGTCGAAAATCATGTTGCCTCTGAATTATCAATCTGGTTCGGCAATTGTCAAACAATCGCGTATTGATGCGGTGGATATTGTACGCGGCGTTGCAATTTGTGGTGTCGTTATATTTCACATGGTCTGGGATTTGGAGTTTACAGGCATAATATCAGGCGTGGCGTTTCATCCGATTTGGCTGGGATTCGGGCGTATTCTTGCCGGAACATTTATGTTTCTTGTTGGATATAGTCTCGTTCTTGCTCATCCGAATGGGGTAGTCAAAAAAGGCCCCTTCTTAAGGCGCTTGTCGATTATTTCAGCAGCAGCTTTGGCGATAACTCTGATAACGTTTTTTGCCTTTCCAACCAGTTTTATCTTTTTTGGGATATTGCATTCGATAGCCATTGCAAGTTTGCTCGGCATTGTGTTCTTGAAAACACCAGCCATTGTACCTTTGGTTATGGGAATTCTGGTTTTGGCATTTCCGCAATATCTACAAATAGACGCTTTCAATTCCCGATGGCTGGCCTGGATAGGTCTTTATTCCAGTCCGCCAATTAGCAATGATTTTGTACCCGTGCTTCCCTGGTTTGGGCTCACTTTGCTGGGAATTTTTTTTGCAAAAACAGTCAAGCATTTAGATATAAAGACTCATTCTCGTCGTTTTACAAGTCTTGGAAATTTGCGCAATTCTTTGATTTGGGCCGGACGGCGAACACTTCCCATTTATCTGCTACATCAACCGGTTCTACTTTTGATCATCGTACCGGTTTCATGGATACTGCAGACTATCTAATTCTTTGCGGGAGTGAATGGATCTGCAAGAGCCGACTTTGGTCGGCTGACAGGCACTTTGGAAGCAGATGTTCGTTTGGATAGATACTCCGGGCCTTTTGTGGAAAGGATTTTGCGGAAGTCGAAATGCATGCCGCCATCGCTATAGGCATAAGACATCACATTTCCCTGACTGATTATCTGCTCCATCATTTCGATGTCGCCAGTAGTTTTTTCAGTAACCGCCTCCGCGGCAATTTCGAATTCAGGACATGCGGCCATAGGGTCATCAAATTTTGCGTCGCCAACCGCTTCACCAAACCGGTATCGTCCTTCGCAAAAACTGAATTTTGGTGGCTGGCGGAGGACTTCAAACCTGTCGTAACCTTGCTTGAGATCCATCCAGAAATCAAAGTTTGGATTGTCACGGTAAATTGCAAGATTGTTTGGCGTCATACGAAACGGATAGGATTGCACCTGAAATTCAGGTTGACCTCCCCGCAGGGCATCGCGAACGATGGAATATAGTTCCCCGACATGTTCATCTGAAATTGCGAAGCAGCCCGATGAAGAACAGGCTCCATGCACCATGAGAGCAGAACCGGTATATCCTTTTGCCGCTTCCAATTTGTTTGGGTAGCCAAGATCAAAAGAGAGGAAATACAGCGACTTCGGGTTCAAACGTCCAACACTGACGGTATAAAAACCTTCCGGGGCCTGACGATCGCCTTGATTGGTCTTTGGTCCCAGTTGCCCAGACCATCTGCAAATCGGATACGTCTTTAGTAGTGCGTATCTGCCCGTCTGGTCTTTTTTCCAGAGCTCTAATTCACTTTCCTTCTTGAAAATGCGAACCAAAACCGGGCTGGATTGTGTCATGCCTTTTTCATTCATTTCGGTGATCATCTTGGCGGGAATTTTTATGTTTCCTCGATCCGCCAAATCAAGAGTGGAAGAGACACAGCCAGATAATACAAAAACGCTTATCGCAAGAATCATAGAGATTGATCGAAGTGGTATTCCCATTTTCCCCATGCTTTCTGTATTGTGCAAAAACACTGTGTCTCATCCCAATTTAGATCACCACAAGGCGGCTTTTGTTTGGCACTCTATCATACAAGTCAATTACATCCTGATTGATCATCCGAACGCACCCGCTGGAAACCGATTTCCCAATTGTCCAGAATTCAGGTGAGCCATGAATGCGATAAAGCGTGTCCTTACCATTTTGAAAGATATAGAGTGCTCTTGCACCAAGCGGATTGCTCAATCCAGGAGGCATGCCGCCATTTCTTGAACTCCATTTTTCAAGTTCGGGTTGCCGGGCAATCATTTCATCGGGCGGGGTCCAGGTAGGCCATTTCCGCTTCCATTGAATAACGCCATCTCCCGACCATTCAAAACCCTGGCGTCCGAGACCAACGCCATATCGCATCGCTTTGCCGTT from Salaquimonas pukyongi harbors:
- a CDS encoding S26 family signal peptidase, whose product is MRDARHGRLWSNSWLSITAFGVALVAVSAAQIVPKRIVWNASPSVPTGLYWITNGTPMRGNVVLVELPEPYKAIADQRGYLPKNLPALKRVRALSGDQVCRFGRTIFVNDEAVSVAQLHDIRGLKLSEWSGCRTLKPDEVFLLNDHPKSFDGRYFGQVDRSTITGIADPLWTD
- a CDS encoding helix-turn-helix transcriptional regulator; protein product: MTDDQPDSKRPTFLNPKQAADYLGLKPNTLAKMRVYGNGPKYRKHGFRVLYALQDLIDWSEQSSRRSTSENPDA
- a CDS encoding DNA -binding domain-containing protein: MSERATDFLTQFGRTKSDYTCCKGLTKSEWAWEFLRRNPDYKRSFIVSRSRLTQITRLNNGTPVMRPRGCQAGASDWGLACFSDPGLSAVQKPIFWSQSVLKHHAEAEAVIAEPDPAQADLDVFRDRNCAAILERRQGVSVLLRTPKEAIDLQIMGANILLNPARLLFRVDGLNAVKSRAATLLLLFHTIQTRTSGNTNPLPRLQRLGLLKALVALDCKQSGGSLQDTAIVFRSLRLTRLSWSTIGDESLKKQVIRARNRGLKLMQGGYQTLLR
- a CDS encoding DUF736 domain-containing protein — encoded protein: MAAIGYVTKLEDGRYQGNLKTFTIRAEVTFTPNPDKSNGNQPDYRIFSDGIEIGAAWIRTAETSGKEYVSVSIAAPSSARTSSTPISARPPVRTMTTSSP
- a CDS encoding ParB/RepB/Spo0J family partition protein; the encoded protein is MELAHIPLDQLKLTKVNVRHSRKVPDVSDILPSIRERGILQPLLVRPNGEGFEVVAGRRRFFAAQKALEETGDFAPVPCAIMAKGDDAAAIEASLLENEARMPMDPMDRYEAFARLAKEGRSLAEIADLFATTEAFVRRTMALANLLPAIKRAYREERIEHGTVRLLTMATKAQQAEWLDLFESDDHHAPLGNQLKRWLLGGENIRTSVALFPLQDYTGQLVTDLFAEEQYFADSEAFWQMQEQALQARAEEYRAKGWASVVVLERGTYFANWEHEKCSKKDGGRVFVTVSHNGEVTFHEGYITQREARAKERAVNGAGEAGTDTKPPKPEITKAMERYLELHRHALVRADLLAHPDIALCLTVAHMIAGSALWTIRPDDQRAPKPEIEASVMASPSQATFDAERAEILKLLDMDEDRCELVRHTGDTYWTATLFAKLLKLSRENVLRIHTFAMAETLQSGSCLVEMLGVLMSTKAESRWQADDTFLDLLKDKGTINAVLSDIAGATVAEANAKETGKTQKGIIRDCLTGGNGRKQVDNWVPNWLRFPIQSHTDAPIGTTRMGSEWERVAGLM
- a CDS encoding ArdC family protein, with translation MAKKKRQNREQQTETESGGKVDLYQSVTDKIIAELEAGRLPWVQPWDGQHAACQIGLPVNAVSGKPYSGINILLLWGAVIEKGYPSQIWLTYRQAKSLGGNVRKGERGEIICYADRFVTKDEKQNAIAEGRDAVAIPFLKRYRVFNIAQCDGLPEDLYRLDAPLPERKIVPQAEALVQATGADIRIGGDRAFYVPAQDFVQLPPQPAFTDQINYYRTCFHELGHWTGHKSRLAREIMNLDQSGRGSTKTYAREELVAEMCAAFVCATLSIQPTVRHADYIGSWLEVLKEDKRAIFKAASQASKAADYLLAFRSDEAKVAEPAEQVAA
- a CDS encoding acyltransferase family protein, translated to MTTSTPKMETIQVLRAAAVLCVVISHIAHELAALLVDRVDSFNSKLFPGDFGVDLFFVISGFLMTYTCWDIFGKPRATSNFMARRLIRIVPLYWVTTSLMIAVVVLFPGNVKSATSDWQQWLSSYLFWPYARETDGLIRPVFGLGWSLQYEVLFYIIFAIGLCFSRTKGLIFIAGTIVASSLLARIFGGNTAEVPAIIRFLSHTISLEFLAGMLLGYLYMKGLRFTRGIGLGIGSLGLILLLVVPNFNESIDQMRAVHYGIPATLMVFAAVLTKGYDEVRVPRLALEIGESSYAIYLTHPFIIGATSVLFSRLQLIDGLFPLNLVFTYSLAVVIMSLAVGYLAHYLFDLPFTNWLRRRWFAKAMRVYRVG
- a CDS encoding DUF411 domain-containing protein, giving the protein MLINKRTFLTGVSSMFVMSAMPAWSKESSAIHIVKGLGCGCCTAWEEILIKEGFEVTTESLHPADLVKLNLENNVPQELFSCHTAMINEYVVVGHVPADDIRKLIADKPDGLGIAVANMPYGSPGMGPEDEREAYDVMLFKADGSTELFTRYNAA
- a CDS encoding heparan-alpha-glucosaminide N-acetyltransferase, whose amino-acid sequence is MDQPSCLPDIMPHNAASKIMLPLNYQSGSAIVKQSRIDAVDIVRGVAICGVVIFHMVWDLEFTGIISGVAFHPIWLGFGRILAGTFMFLVGYSLVLAHPNGVVKKGPFLRRLSIISAAALAITLITFFAFPTSFIFFGILHSIAIASLLGIVFLKTPAIVPLVMGILVLAFPQYLQIDAFNSRWLAWIGLYSSPPISNDFVPVLPWFGLTLLGIFFAKTVKHLDIKTHSRRFTSLGNLRNSLIWAGRRTLPIYLLHQPVLLLIIVPVSWILQTI
- a CDS encoding murein L,D-transpeptidase family protein — translated: MFLHNTESMGKMGIPLRSISMILAISVFVLSGCVSSTLDLADRGNIKIPAKMITEMNEKGMTQSSPVLVRIFKKESELELWKKDQTGRYALLKTYPICRWSGQLGPKTNQGDRQAPEGFYTVSVGRLNPKSLYFLSFDLGYPNKLEAAKGYTGSALMVHGACSSSGCFAISDEHVGELYSIVRDALRGGQPEFQVQSYPFRMTPNNLAIYRDNPNFDFWMDLKQGYDRFEVLRQPPKFSFCEGRYRFGEAVGDAKFDDPMAACPEFEIAAEAVTEKTTGDIEMMEQIISQGNVMSYAYSDGGMHFDFRKILSTKGPEYLSKRTSASKVPVSRPKSALADPFTPAKN
- a CDS encoding L,D-transpeptidase, with product MRKRDFLTGLTAFGLIPLTGCSTTEQPNRFSQKDDAGKIGDFNGIYGARTDGGYSLPAIDLKKVPKKFWRRQVNFPTSHPVGTVVVNTKTYFLHLVQENGKAMRYGVGLGRQGFEWSGDGVIQWKRKWPTWTPPDEMIARQPELEKWSSRNGGMPPGLSNPLGARALYIFQNGKDTLYRIHGSPEFWTIGKSVSSGCVRMINQDVIDLYDRVPNKSRLVVI